A section of the Streptomyces xinghaiensis S187 genome encodes:
- the idi gene encoding isopentenyl-diphosphate Delta-isomerase, translated as MPTTPATTAETRSQRPAGAAGPVPGGTAEPIMLELVDESGVTTGTAEKLSAHLPPGRLHRAFSVFLFDSAGRLLLQQRALGKYHSPGVWSNTCCGHPYPGEAPFAAAARRTAEELGVSPSLLCAAGTVRYNHPDPASGLVEQEFNHLFVGLVQDEPRPDPEEVGETAFVTAAELERLHRERTFSAWFPTVLDTVRPAVRELTGPSAGW; from the coding sequence ATGCCGACCACACCAGCCACGACGGCTGAGACCCGCTCCCAGCGCCCCGCCGGGGCAGCGGGACCGGTGCCGGGGGGCACCGCTGAACCGATCATGCTCGAACTGGTCGACGAGAGCGGTGTGACCACCGGCACCGCGGAGAAGCTCTCCGCGCATCTGCCGCCCGGCCGGCTGCACCGGGCCTTCTCGGTCTTCCTCTTCGACTCCGCGGGGCGGCTGCTCCTCCAGCAGCGGGCGCTGGGCAAGTACCACTCCCCCGGTGTGTGGTCCAACACCTGCTGCGGACACCCGTACCCCGGCGAGGCGCCGTTCGCGGCGGCCGCCCGGCGCACCGCCGAGGAGCTGGGGGTCTCACCGTCGCTGCTGTGCGCGGCGGGCACGGTCCGCTACAACCACCCGGACCCCGCCTCGGGGCTGGTGGAGCAGGAGTTCAACCATCTCTTCGTCGGCCTGGTCCAGGACGAGCCGCGGCCGGACCCGGAGGAGGTCGGCGAGACGGCTTTCGTCACCGCCGCCGAACTGGAACGGCTGCACCGGGAGCGGACGTTCTCGGCCTGGTTCCCGACCGTTCTCGACACCGTGCGCCCGGCCGTCCGCGAGCTGACCGGGCCGTCGGCCGGCTGGTAG
- a CDS encoding ATP-binding protein produces MDSAAPRARSAVRDLLVRRAVPVRGELMDTVLLVVTELVANAARHAALLTPEIGIEVSAGAGWIRVAVEDDHPYRPAALDAGRLDTGGRGLLLVTALTREAGGVWAVDRTASGGKTVWVRLPLPGGPGREGHGAPGG; encoded by the coding sequence GTGGACTCCGCGGCGCCCCGGGCCCGTTCAGCGGTCCGCGATCTGCTGGTGCGCCGCGCGGTGCCCGTACGCGGGGAGCTGATGGACACCGTGCTGCTGGTCGTCACCGAACTGGTCGCCAACGCCGCGCGGCACGCGGCCCTGCTGACCCCGGAGATCGGGATCGAGGTCTCCGCCGGTGCGGGCTGGATCAGAGTGGCCGTCGAGGACGATCACCCCTACCGTCCGGCGGCCCTGGACGCCGGCCGGCTCGACACGGGCGGGCGCGGGCTGCTGCTCGTCACGGCGCTCACCCGTGAAGCGGGCGGCGTCTGGGCCGTCGACCGGACCGCGAGCGGCGGCAAGACGGTGTGGGTCAGGCTGCCGCTCCCCGGCGGCCCGGGAAGGGAGGGGCACGGCGCGCCCGGCGGGTGA
- a CDS encoding enoyl-CoA hydratase/isomerase family protein has protein sequence MALSPSAGSAAGTGSAVPAGTLLCEVRDGVATVTIHHPAKRNAMTAAMWRELPVLLERLAADASVRVLVLTGSGGTFCAGADIAELSGAGSEDGDENGAGDGKPAGGGTQSLAVAAEEALAAFPKPTLAAVRGYCVGGGCQLAAACDLRFAAEGSSFGVTPARLGIVYPATATRRLAGLVGPATAKFLLFSAELIDAGRALRTGLVDELLPPEDLDGRVAEFARTLASRSLLTQAAAKEFANGDARPERVAHWAEQARGSGDTAEGVSAFLERRPPRFTWAG, from the coding sequence ATGGCCCTCTCCCCCTCCGCCGGTTCCGCCGCGGGCACCGGCTCCGCGGTCCCCGCCGGCACCCTGCTGTGCGAGGTCCGCGACGGCGTCGCGACCGTCACCATCCACCACCCGGCGAAGCGCAACGCGATGACCGCCGCCATGTGGCGCGAGCTGCCCGTGCTGCTGGAACGGCTCGCGGCCGACGCCTCCGTACGGGTCCTGGTGCTCACCGGCTCCGGGGGCACCTTCTGCGCGGGCGCCGACATCGCCGAGCTGAGCGGCGCCGGAAGCGAGGACGGGGACGAGAACGGGGCCGGGGACGGGAAACCCGCCGGCGGCGGGACGCAGAGCCTGGCCGTGGCCGCCGAGGAGGCGCTGGCCGCCTTCCCCAAGCCGACGCTCGCCGCCGTCCGCGGCTACTGTGTGGGCGGCGGCTGCCAGCTCGCCGCGGCCTGTGACCTGCGCTTCGCCGCCGAGGGGTCCTCCTTCGGCGTCACCCCCGCCCGGCTCGGCATCGTCTACCCGGCGACGGCCACCCGCCGTCTCGCCGGACTGGTCGGCCCGGCCACCGCGAAGTTCCTGCTGTTCTCCGCCGAGCTGATCGACGCCGGTCGCGCCCTGCGCACCGGCCTGGTGGACGAACTGCTGCCGCCGGAGGACCTGGACGGGCGGGTCGCGGAGTTCGCCCGGACCCTCGCCTCCCGGTCGCTGCTGACCCAGGCCGCCGCCAAGGAGTTCGCCAACGGCGACGCCCGGCCGGAGCGGGTGGCCCACTGGGCGGAGCAGGCCCGCGGGAGCGGCGACACCGCCGAGGGCGTCAGCGCCTTCCTGGAGCGCCGCCCGCCGCGCTTCACCTGGGCGGGCTGA
- a CDS encoding SCO6745 family protein: MTTTSLPPRAGRHCHNAVNPLHSALYFSPDLGRELAALGLGSSRAAYFAARSAPMGAVGAGTVTATFYNFSHDLVARHVPAMWETASPEAVLAARLRAADATLRRLLGEDVIASPGMAEAAELALRAAEACGRSGRPLYAAHADLPVPEEPHLAFWHAATLLREHRGDGHVALLVGAGLDPLEALVSHTASGRGMAPAWALRTRGWTEADWSAAQDRLRDRGLLDAAGELTDAGTGLRKTLEEETDRLDRAPYEHLGAAGVERLTALAVEWRNAAVMAGAFPPDLFGKG; encoded by the coding sequence ATGACGACGACCTCCCTGCCCCCGCGTGCCGGACGGCACTGCCACAACGCTGTCAACCCGCTGCACTCGGCGCTCTACTTCTCCCCGGACCTCGGCCGGGAGCTGGCGGCCCTCGGACTCGGCAGCTCCCGCGCGGCCTACTTCGCGGCCCGCTCCGCCCCGATGGGCGCCGTCGGCGCGGGCACCGTCACCGCCACCTTCTACAACTTCAGCCATGACCTGGTGGCCCGGCACGTCCCCGCGATGTGGGAGACCGCGTCCCCCGAGGCGGTGCTCGCCGCCCGGCTGCGCGCCGCCGACGCGACCCTGCGCCGGCTGCTCGGCGAGGACGTCATCGCCTCGCCCGGGATGGCCGAGGCCGCGGAGCTCGCGCTGCGCGCCGCCGAGGCCTGCGGGCGGTCCGGACGGCCCCTGTACGCGGCCCACGCCGACCTGCCCGTACCGGAGGAGCCGCACCTCGCCTTCTGGCACGCGGCCACACTGCTGCGCGAACACCGGGGCGACGGCCACGTCGCGCTGCTCGTCGGCGCCGGGCTGGACCCGCTGGAGGCCCTGGTCAGCCATACGGCCAGCGGGCGGGGCATGGCACCGGCCTGGGCCCTGCGGACCCGCGGCTGGACGGAGGCGGACTGGTCGGCGGCACAGGACCGGCTGCGGGACCGCGGACTGCTCGACGCCGCCGGGGAGCTGACCGACGCCGGCACCGGGCTGCGCAAGACCCTGGAGGAGGAGACGGACCGGCTGGACCGGGCCCCGTACGAGCACCTGGGCGCGGCCGGTGTCGAGCGGCTGACCGCTCTGGCGGTCGAGTGGCGGAACGCGGCGGTGATGGCCGGCGCCTTCCCGCCGGATCTCTTCGGCAAGGGCTGA
- a CDS encoding LPFR motif small protein, whose product MFRAIADALRAVGGALATVVTLPFRVLSKLFGGASRSTRRV is encoded by the coding sequence GTGTTCCGTGCCATCGCAGACGCACTCCGGGCCGTCGGCGGCGCCCTGGCCACCGTCGTCACCCTGCCCTTCCGTGTCCTGAGCAAGCTGTTCGGCGGCGCCTCCCGCAGCACCCGCCGGGTCTGA
- a CDS encoding Tex family protein — translation MTTSIEGRIAEELGVREQQVRAAVELLDGGSTVPFIARYRKEATEMLDDAQLRALEERLRYLRELEERRAAVLESVRSQGKLDAALEASILAAESKARLEDIYLPFKPKRRTKAQIAREAGLEPLADGLLADPSAEPKAAAAAFVDPEKGVADAAAALDGARSILTERFSEDADLIGELRERMWTRGRLTAKVREGKEEAGAKFADYFGFSQGFTELPSHRVLAMFRGEKEDVLDLALEPEEPETAGAPTAYEAAIARRFGIADRGRPADRWLADTVRWAWRTRVLVHLGIDLRLRLRQAAEDEAVRVFAANLRDLLLAAPAGSRATMGLDPGFRTGVKVAVVDATGKVAATETIYPHVPQQKWDASLATLARLAREHRVELIAIGNGTASRETDRLAADLIAREPELKLTKVMVSEAGASVYSASAFASQELPELDVSLRGAVSIARRLQDPLAELVKIDPKSIGVGQYQHDLSEVKLSRSLDAVVEDCVNGVGVDVNTASAPLLGRVSGIGAGLAENIVAHRDTHGPFKTRKELKDVARLGPKAYEQCAGFLRIQGGDDPLDASSVHPEAYPVVRRIVRSADSDVRGLIGNTAVLRRLRPEEFVDDSFGLPTVTDILKELEKPGRDPRPAFRTAAFKEGVEKIGDLRPGMLLEGVVTNVAAFGAFVDVGVHQDGLVHVSAMSKTFVKDPRDVVKPGDIVRVKVLDVDIPRKRISLTLRLEDEVPAPGAAAPAGNGGERRPGRAPQPRQGRPGQGGRGGGAGRGGNRGGGGRDAAPANGAMADALRRAGLLKPEGGGRS, via the coding sequence GTGACGACGTCGATTGAGGGCAGGATCGCCGAGGAGCTCGGCGTACGGGAACAGCAGGTCAGGGCCGCCGTCGAGTTGCTCGACGGCGGCTCGACCGTGCCGTTCATCGCGCGCTACCGCAAGGAAGCGACCGAGATGCTCGACGACGCGCAGCTGCGCGCCCTCGAGGAGCGGCTGCGCTATCTGCGCGAGCTGGAGGAGCGGCGCGCCGCCGTCCTGGAATCGGTGCGGAGCCAGGGCAAGCTCGACGCCGCCCTGGAGGCGAGCATCCTCGCCGCGGAGTCCAAGGCGCGGCTGGAGGACATCTACCTCCCCTTCAAGCCCAAGCGGCGCACCAAGGCGCAGATCGCCCGGGAGGCCGGGCTGGAGCCGCTGGCCGACGGCCTGCTGGCCGACCCCTCGGCCGAGCCGAAGGCCGCGGCGGCGGCCTTCGTGGATCCGGAGAAGGGCGTCGCGGACGCCGCCGCGGCGCTGGACGGCGCCCGGTCGATCCTCACCGAGCGCTTCAGCGAGGACGCCGACCTCATCGGCGAGCTGCGCGAGCGGATGTGGACCAGAGGGCGGCTGACCGCGAAGGTCCGGGAGGGCAAGGAGGAGGCGGGCGCCAAGTTCGCCGACTACTTCGGCTTCTCACAGGGCTTCACCGAACTTCCCTCGCACCGGGTCCTCGCCATGTTCCGGGGCGAGAAGGAGGACGTCCTCGACCTCGCGCTGGAACCCGAGGAGCCGGAGACGGCCGGGGCACCGACGGCCTACGAGGCGGCCATCGCCCGGCGGTTCGGGATCGCCGACCGGGGCCGCCCGGCGGACCGCTGGCTGGCCGACACCGTGCGCTGGGCCTGGCGCACCCGCGTCCTCGTCCACCTCGGCATCGACCTGCGGCTGCGGCTGCGGCAGGCGGCGGAGGACGAGGCCGTGCGGGTCTTCGCGGCGAACCTGCGCGATCTGCTGCTGGCCGCCCCCGCCGGCTCCCGCGCCACCATGGGGCTCGACCCCGGCTTCCGTACCGGTGTGAAGGTGGCCGTGGTGGACGCGACCGGCAAGGTCGCCGCCACGGAGACGATCTACCCGCACGTCCCGCAGCAGAAGTGGGACGCCTCCCTCGCCACCCTGGCCCGGCTGGCCCGAGAGCACCGCGTCGAGCTGATCGCGATCGGCAACGGCACCGCCTCCCGGGAGACGGACAGGCTGGCGGCCGATCTCATCGCGCGCGAGCCGGAGCTGAAGCTCACCAAGGTGATGGTCTCCGAGGCCGGCGCCTCCGTGTACTCGGCCTCCGCCTTCGCCTCGCAGGAACTGCCCGAGCTGGACGTCTCGCTGCGCGGCGCGGTGTCCATCGCCCGCCGGCTGCAGGACCCGCTCGCGGAGCTGGTGAAGATCGACCCCAAGTCGATCGGCGTCGGCCAGTACCAGCACGACCTCTCCGAGGTGAAGCTGTCCCGCTCGCTGGACGCGGTCGTGGAGGACTGCGTCAACGGCGTCGGGGTGGACGTCAACACCGCCTCCGCGCCGCTGCTCGGCCGGGTCTCCGGCATCGGCGCCGGGCTCGCCGAGAACATCGTCGCCCACCGCGACACCCACGGCCCGTTCAAGACCCGCAAGGAGCTCAAGGACGTGGCCCGGCTGGGGCCGAAGGCGTACGAGCAGTGCGCGGGCTTCCTGCGGATCCAGGGCGGGGACGACCCGCTGGACGCGTCCAGCGTGCACCCGGAGGCGTATCCGGTGGTGCGCCGGATCGTGCGGTCGGCGGACAGCGACGTGCGCGGACTGATCGGCAACACGGCCGTGCTGCGCAGGCTCCGGCCGGAGGAGTTCGTCGACGACTCCTTCGGGCTGCCGACCGTCACGGACATCCTGAAGGAGCTGGAGAAGCCGGGCCGCGACCCGCGGCCGGCGTTCCGCACGGCCGCGTTCAAGGAGGGCGTCGAGAAGATCGGTGACCTGCGGCCGGGGATGCTGCTGGAGGGCGTCGTCACCAACGTCGCCGCGTTCGGCGCGTTCGTGGACGTCGGGGTGCACCAGGACGGCCTGGTCCACGTCTCCGCGATGTCGAAGACCTTCGTCAAGGACCCGCGGGACGTGGTGAAGCCGGGCGACATCGTCCGGGTGAAGGTCCTGGACGTGGACATCCCGCGGAAGCGGATCTCGCTGACGCTGCGGCTGGAGGACGAGGTCCCGGCGCCCGGCGCGGCGGCCCCGGCCGGAAACGGCGGTGAGCGGCGTCCGGGCCGTGCGCCCCAGCCCCGGCAGGGCCGGCCAGGCCAGGGCGGCCGGGGCGGCGGCGCGGGCCGGGGCGGGAACCGGGGCGGCGGCGGCCGTGACGCGGCCCCGGCGAACGGCGCGATGGCCGACGCGCTGCGCCGCGCGGGACTGCTGAAACCGGAGGGCGGCGGCCGCTCGTAG
- a CDS encoding EamA family transporter, whose protein sequence is MPDDLAVHDTSPGPAAATGTGRAPSGRRAGGKVRASGLVLGSALSLQFGAAVAALLFPRAGALGVVTLRLLFGAVVLMVLCRPRLRGHSRADWGLVAAFGLALGGMNTLFYQAIERIPLGTAVTLEVLGPLVLSVVASRRPVSWLWAVLALGGVLLLGRGGFDELNAAGVAYALGAGAMWALYILLSARTGRRFAGSDGLALALVVAAALSLPLGVASAGRTLLDPVTLGLGAAVALLSSVLPYSLELASLRRLPAATFAVLMSVEPAVAAAAGFLVLDQALSLVTGLAIGLVVAASIGAVLTPPAPRTPPVSAP, encoded by the coding sequence ATGCCCGACGACCTCGCAGTTCACGACACCTCCCCCGGGCCCGCCGCGGCCACCGGCACCGGCCGTGCCCCGTCCGGGCGGCGGGCCGGCGGGAAAGTGCGGGCCTCGGGGCTCGTCCTGGGCAGTGCCCTGTCACTGCAGTTCGGCGCGGCGGTGGCGGCCCTGCTGTTCCCGCGGGCGGGAGCACTGGGGGTGGTGACGCTGCGGCTGCTGTTCGGGGCCGTGGTGCTGATGGTGCTCTGCCGGCCGCGGCTGCGCGGTCACAGCCGGGCCGACTGGGGCCTGGTGGCCGCGTTCGGGCTGGCGCTCGGCGGGATGAACACGCTGTTCTACCAGGCGATCGAGCGGATTCCGCTGGGCACGGCCGTGACCCTGGAGGTGCTCGGCCCGCTGGTGCTGTCCGTGGTGGCGTCACGGCGCCCGGTGAGCTGGCTCTGGGCGGTCCTGGCGCTCGGCGGCGTCCTGCTGCTGGGGCGCGGGGGCTTCGACGAGCTGAACGCCGCCGGGGTCGCGTACGCCCTGGGCGCGGGCGCGATGTGGGCCCTGTACATCCTGCTGTCCGCCCGCACCGGCCGCCGCTTCGCCGGCAGCGACGGCCTGGCGCTGGCCCTGGTGGTGGCCGCCGCACTGAGCCTGCCGCTGGGGGTGGCGAGCGCCGGACGGACGCTGCTGGACCCGGTGACGCTGGGGCTGGGCGCGGCGGTCGCCCTGCTGTCCTCGGTGCTGCCCTACAGCCTGGAGCTGGCGTCGCTGCGCAGGCTGCCCGCCGCGACGTTCGCCGTGCTGATGAGCGTGGAGCCGGCGGTGGCGGCCGCGGCCGGCTTCCTCGTCCTCGACCAGGCCCTCTCGCTGGTCACCGGCCTGGCCATCGGACTGGTGGTGGCCGCGAGCATCGGCGCCGTGCTCACTCCCCCGGCGCCGCGCACCCCGCCCGTCAGCGCTCCGTGA
- a CDS encoding ABC-F family ATP-binding cassette domain-containing protein, with translation MNATLVAKNLTAGHGERSLFSGLDLVVAPGDVIGLVGVNGAGKSTLLRLLAGLDSAEDGQVRLSPPTATVGHLPQEPERRPGESVRDFLARRTGVSAAQAALDAATEALVEERPGADDAYAAAFDRWLSLGAADLDERAEDVTASLGLDTGLDRPMTTLSGGQAARAGLASLLLSRYDVFLLDEPTNDLDLDGLQRLETFVRGLRAGTVLVSHDREFLTRTVTKVLELDLAQQQVNLFGGGYTAYLEERETARRRAREAYEEYAGTRAGLEARARTQRAWMEKGVKNARRKMSDNDKIGRNARTETTEKQAAKARQTERLIERLETVEEPRKEWELRMEIAAAPRSGAVVATLRAAEVRRGGFRFGPVDLQIDWADRVAVTGANGSGKTTLLAALLGRLPLDAGQAALGPGVVVGEVDQARGRLFGTDGTDGTGGAGGASADGTPLLEAFRAATPELDPAEARTLLAKFGLAAAHVLRPAATLSPGERTRAALALLQGKGVNLLVLDEPTNHLDLPAIEQLEAALASYNGTLLLVTHDRRMLDAVHVTRRIEVAGGRITER, from the coding sequence ATGAACGCCACCCTCGTCGCCAAGAACCTCACCGCCGGCCACGGCGAACGCTCCCTCTTCTCCGGGCTCGACCTGGTCGTCGCCCCCGGCGACGTCATCGGCCTCGTCGGTGTCAACGGCGCGGGCAAGTCCACCCTGCTCCGGCTGCTCGCCGGGCTCGACAGCGCCGAGGACGGGCAGGTGCGGCTCAGCCCGCCCACCGCCACCGTCGGCCACCTCCCGCAGGAGCCCGAGCGCCGGCCCGGCGAGTCGGTACGGGACTTCCTCGCCCGCCGGACCGGGGTGAGCGCCGCCCAGGCCGCGCTGGACGCCGCCACCGAGGCCCTCGTCGAGGAGCGGCCGGGCGCCGACGACGCCTACGCGGCCGCCTTCGACCGCTGGCTCTCCCTCGGCGCGGCCGACCTGGACGAACGCGCCGAGGACGTCACCGCCTCCCTCGGCCTCGACACCGGCCTCGACCGGCCCATGACCACCCTCTCCGGCGGCCAGGCCGCCCGCGCCGGCCTCGCCTCCCTGCTGCTCAGCCGGTACGACGTCTTCCTCCTCGACGAACCCACCAACGACCTCGACCTGGACGGGCTGCAGCGCCTGGAGACCTTCGTCCGCGGGCTCCGCGCCGGCACCGTCCTCGTCAGCCACGACCGCGAGTTCCTCACCCGCACCGTCACCAAGGTCCTCGAACTCGACCTGGCGCAGCAGCAGGTGAACCTCTTCGGCGGCGGCTACACCGCCTACCTGGAGGAGCGCGAGACCGCCCGCCGCCGGGCCCGCGAGGCGTACGAGGAGTACGCCGGCACCCGCGCCGGCCTGGAGGCCCGGGCCCGCACCCAGCGCGCCTGGATGGAGAAGGGCGTCAAGAACGCGCGGCGCAAGATGAGCGACAACGACAAGATCGGCCGCAACGCCCGCACCGAGACCACCGAGAAACAGGCCGCCAAGGCCCGGCAGACCGAGCGGCTCATCGAGCGTCTGGAGACGGTGGAGGAGCCGCGCAAGGAGTGGGAACTGCGGATGGAGATCGCCGCCGCGCCCCGCTCCGGCGCCGTCGTGGCGACCCTGCGCGCCGCCGAGGTGCGGCGCGGCGGCTTCCGCTTCGGCCCGGTCGACCTGCAGATCGACTGGGCGGACCGGGTGGCCGTCACCGGCGCCAACGGCTCCGGCAAGACCACGCTGCTCGCCGCCCTCCTCGGCCGCCTCCCGCTCGACGCCGGGCAGGCGGCGCTCGGGCCGGGCGTGGTCGTCGGCGAGGTGGACCAGGCACGCGGACGGCTCTTCGGCACGGACGGCACGGACGGCACGGGCGGTGCGGGCGGTGCCAGCGCGGACGGCACCCCGCTGCTGGAAGCCTTCCGGGCGGCCACCCCCGAACTGGACCCGGCCGAGGCCCGGACGCTGCTCGCCAAGTTCGGGCTCGCCGCCGCCCACGTCCTGCGTCCCGCCGCGACCCTCTCACCGGGGGAGCGCACCCGCGCGGCCCTCGCCCTCCTGCAGGGCAAGGGCGTCAACCTGCTCGTCCTGGACGAGCCGACGAACCATCTCGACCTGCCCGCCATCGAGCAGCTCGAAGCGGCCCTCGCCTCGTACAACGGCACGCTGCTGCTCGTCACCCACGACCGCCGGATGCTCGACGCGGTCCACGTCACCCGGCGGATCGAGGTCGCCGGGGGACGCATCACGGAGCGCTGA
- a CDS encoding BCCT family transporter: MVALLPGSPHLSGPPRTDRLVFGVSAVLALAFVLWGSLATETLKRVSGSMLEGLMHNAGWAFVLAASGFVVFALWLAVSRYGRIPLGAEDEKPEFRTVSWVAMMFSAGMGIGLMFYGVNEPLAHFTDPPPGTDPADSAAAMRTAMSTTLFHWTLHPWAIYAVVGLAIAYSTFRRGRRQLISSVFKPLIGSRYANGWGGRVIDILAIFATLFGSATSLGLGALQIGSGFTELGWMGQVGTGLLVAIIAVLSVAFIASAVSGVAKGIQWLSNINMVLALVLALFVFVGGPTVLILDLLPTSLGGYLRDLPQLAGRTEAASGEDVAGWLSSWTVFYWAWWISWTPFVGMFIARISRGRTIRQFIGGVILVPSTVSLVWFAVFGGTAMRFQELGRLGDEKTPEGQLFGVLREFPLATAAAVLVMVLVGIFFVSGADAASVVMGTLSQSGSIEPHRMVVIFWGVVTGAVAAVMLLVGGGGDDALSGLQQITILAAAPFTLVMIGLCAALLRDLRRDPLIVRGERAEAAIETAVIAGHEQYAGDFALHIGPGDGEDGEDGTDRGSGTGGGAPGPAGSSAPDTAPHRTGGPPEKPADGT; encoded by the coding sequence GTGGTGGCCCTGCTGCCGGGCAGCCCCCACCTCAGCGGCCCCCCGCGGACCGACCGTCTCGTCTTCGGCGTCAGCGCCGTGCTGGCGCTCGCGTTCGTCCTCTGGGGCTCACTGGCGACCGAGACCCTGAAGAGGGTCTCCGGCTCGATGCTCGAAGGGCTGATGCACAACGCCGGCTGGGCGTTCGTCCTGGCGGCCTCCGGCTTCGTGGTCTTCGCCCTCTGGCTGGCCGTCAGCCGCTACGGCCGGATCCCCCTGGGCGCCGAGGACGAGAAGCCCGAGTTCCGCACCGTCTCCTGGGTCGCGATGATGTTCAGCGCGGGCATGGGCATCGGCCTGATGTTCTATGGGGTGAACGAGCCCCTGGCGCACTTCACCGACCCGCCGCCGGGCACCGACCCCGCCGACTCGGCCGCCGCGATGCGGACCGCGATGTCCACCACCCTCTTCCACTGGACGCTCCACCCCTGGGCGATCTACGCCGTCGTCGGCCTGGCCATCGCCTACAGCACCTTCCGGCGCGGCCGCCGGCAGCTGATCAGCTCCGTCTTCAAGCCGCTGATCGGTTCCCGGTACGCGAACGGCTGGGGCGGCCGGGTCATCGACATCCTCGCCATCTTCGCCACCCTCTTCGGCTCCGCCACCTCCCTGGGCCTCGGCGCCCTGCAGATCGGCAGCGGCTTCACCGAGCTCGGCTGGATGGGGCAGGTGGGCACCGGCCTGCTGGTCGCGATCATCGCCGTGCTGAGCGTGGCCTTCATCGCGTCCGCCGTGTCGGGCGTCGCCAAGGGCATCCAGTGGCTGTCGAACATCAACATGGTGCTGGCCCTGGTGCTGGCCCTCTTCGTCTTCGTCGGCGGTCCGACCGTCCTGATCCTCGACCTGCTGCCGACCTCCCTCGGCGGCTACCTCCGCGACCTGCCGCAGCTCGCCGGCCGGACGGAGGCCGCCAGCGGTGAGGACGTCGCCGGCTGGCTGTCCTCCTGGACCGTCTTCTACTGGGCGTGGTGGATCTCCTGGACGCCGTTCGTGGGCATGTTCATCGCGCGCATCAGCCGCGGCCGCACCATCCGCCAGTTCATCGGCGGGGTGATCCTCGTCCCCAGCACCGTCAGCCTGGTCTGGTTCGCGGTCTTCGGCGGCACGGCCATGCGCTTCCAGGAACTCGGGCGGCTCGGGGACGAGAAGACCCCCGAGGGCCAGCTCTTCGGCGTGCTGCGGGAGTTCCCCCTCGCCACCGCGGCCGCCGTGCTCGTCATGGTGCTCGTCGGCATCTTCTTCGTCTCCGGCGCGGACGCCGCCTCCGTCGTGATGGGCACCCTCTCCCAGAGCGGCTCCATCGAGCCCCACCGGATGGTCGTCATCTTCTGGGGCGTGGTCACCGGGGCGGTCGCGGCCGTCATGCTGCTCGTGGGCGGCGGGGGAGACGACGCGCTCTCCGGCCTCCAGCAGATCACCATCCTCGCCGCCGCGCCCTTCACCCTCGTCATGATCGGCCTGTGTGCGGCCCTTCTGCGCGATCTGCGCCGGGACCCGCTGATCGTGCGCGGGGAACGGGCCGAGGCGGCCATCGAGACGGCCGTGATCGCCGGCCACGAGCAGTACGCCGGCGACTTCGCCCTCCACATCGGACCGGGCGACGGCGAGGACGGCGAGGACGGCACCGACCGCGGGAGCGGTACGGGCGGCGGGGCCCCGGGCCCGGCCGGCTCCTCCGCACCGGACACCGCCCCGCACCGCACCGGCGGACCCCCGGAGAAGCCCGCGGACGGAACCTGA
- a CDS encoding oxygenase MpaB family protein produces the protein MNPRTPGPGADPGPVRRTADPEPPPVGGVLWSIAGDIRGLMSLPSALVLQVAHPAVGAGVDDHSVFRTDPWGRGERSLRSVMLWVYGGERAAEEGRRLRRLHRTIRGTDARGRRYHALTPAHYAWVHATGFPVQRHAQRYLGRPFTEAQERQLYAEWLRVGRILGIHDRDMPQTVEEFWPYYRKMLDEELEQNAVVEELVATDRPVPPPGGGPLPLRLLLRALWPVLLPPLARVRRFLTVGLMPPDARRALGLEWTERQERALRRFGLAVRTLVPLLPERLRYLPLAREARRAARRGAPGRAGRRTPGGARRAF, from the coding sequence ATGAACCCCCGCACCCCCGGCCCCGGCGCGGACCCCGGGCCGGTACGCCGGACCGCGGACCCCGAGCCGCCGCCCGTGGGCGGCGTGCTGTGGAGCATCGCCGGGGACATCCGGGGGCTGATGTCCCTGCCCTCGGCCCTGGTCCTGCAAGTCGCGCACCCCGCCGTCGGCGCGGGCGTCGACGACCACTCCGTCTTCCGCACCGACCCCTGGGGCCGCGGCGAGCGGTCGCTGCGCTCGGTGATGCTCTGGGTGTACGGCGGTGAGCGGGCCGCCGAGGAGGGCCGCAGACTGCGGAGGCTCCACCGGACCATCCGGGGCACCGACGCCCGCGGCCGCCGCTACCACGCCCTGACCCCCGCCCACTACGCCTGGGTCCACGCCACCGGCTTCCCCGTCCAGCGGCACGCGCAGCGCTACCTCGGACGTCCCTTCACCGAGGCCCAGGAGCGGCAGCTCTACGCGGAGTGGCTCCGGGTCGGCCGCATCCTCGGCATCCACGACCGGGACATGCCGCAGACCGTCGAGGAGTTCTGGCCGTACTACCGCAAGATGCTCGACGAGGAGCTGGAACAGAACGCCGTGGTCGAGGAGTTGGTGGCCACGGACCGCCCCGTGCCACCGCCCGGCGGCGGCCCCCTGCCGCTGCGGCTTCTGCTGCGCGCCCTCTGGCCCGTCCTGCTGCCGCCGCTGGCCCGCGTCCGCCGCTTTCTCACCGTCGGGCTGATGCCGCCGGACGCGCGGCGGGCCCTCGGCCTGGAGTGGACGGAGCGGCAGGAGCGGGCGCTGCGCCGGTTCGGCCTCGCCGTCCGGACGCTGGTACCGCTGCTCCCCGAGCGGCTGCGCTATCTGCCCCTGGCGCGGGAGGCGCGCCGCGCGGCCCGGCGCGGCGCCCCGGGCCGCGCCGGGCGGAGGACCCCGGGCGGGGCGCGGCGCGCTTTCTGA